One Halomonas sp. THAF5a genomic region harbors:
- a CDS encoding penicillin-binding protein activator produces the protein MKISLRGPLAAALTALLLAGCGFQPGLIERQPDADPAQLLEQAEQQAPEQAALSRLEAADILARRGDRTQALEVAKQVDDSRLTREARVRWALRLSELGEAEGDPWAVIQAGQLLDEIELPREASLTLRERLARALGEADEPLAAARALIRVQAASEREDLNDAIWAQLSRLDRRELDALGDDGDALSAGWVALTELVRSTGSDIQRLFARLDDWRVRYRGHPAARRLPAEITALGELRGQRVDHIAVLLPESGPLSTIAEATRQGIRTHHLAGVDSGAQLSFLDSSSGNMEALYQEAKALGAQVVIGPLDKDVVSRLEQRDRVPMPTLALNYGRGERNQAKGLFQYGLSAEDEARQAAQRAHADGHRLASLLVPDNDWGRRVGEAFWNTWRELGGEVANAVRYNPGAPATESAKRAATNPKPDMLFLLALPDYARQVPPNLDYAYSGDLPIYATSHLFEGRLQPRLDADLNDVMFADIPWQIPDAAVGGVEALPFLASYRELRDESNSTMFRLMAMGVDAYELALRMPQLQAIGGTELFGATGTLSAEDDGRIQRRLPWARFVDGVPQPVIAPKVFGDDRAP, from the coding sequence ATGAAGATCTCGTTACGCGGCCCGCTGGCCGCCGCGCTCACGGCGCTGCTCCTCGCGGGCTGCGGTTTCCAGCCGGGCCTCATCGAGCGCCAGCCCGATGCCGACCCCGCGCAGCTGCTCGAGCAGGCCGAGCAGCAGGCGCCGGAGCAGGCGGCCCTCTCCCGCCTGGAAGCGGCCGACATCCTAGCACGCCGGGGCGATCGCACCCAGGCGCTGGAGGTCGCCAAGCAGGTCGACGACAGCCGCCTCACGCGCGAGGCCCGAGTGCGCTGGGCGCTGCGGCTCTCCGAGCTGGGCGAGGCCGAGGGCGATCCCTGGGCGGTCATCCAGGCCGGGCAGCTGCTCGACGAGATCGAACTGCCCCGCGAGGCCTCGCTGACCCTGCGCGAGCGCCTCGCCCGGGCGCTGGGCGAGGCCGACGAGCCCCTCGCCGCCGCCCGGGCGCTGATCCGGGTGCAGGCCGCATCCGAGCGCGAGGACCTCAACGATGCGATCTGGGCGCAGCTCTCCCGCCTCGACCGCCGCGAGCTCGACGCGCTGGGCGACGATGGCGATGCGCTGAGCGCCGGCTGGGTCGCCTTGACCGAGCTGGTGCGCTCGACCGGCAGCGACATCCAGCGCCTCTTCGCGCGCCTCGACGACTGGCGCGTGCGCTATCGCGGCCACCCCGCCGCCCGCCGCCTGCCCGCCGAGATCACCGCCCTGGGCGAGCTGCGCGGCCAGCGGGTCGATCACATCGCCGTGCTGCTGCCGGAGTCCGGCCCCCTGTCGACCATCGCCGAGGCGACCCGCCAGGGCATCCGCACCCATCACCTGGCGGGCGTCGACAGCGGCGCCCAGCTGAGCTTCCTCGACAGCAGCAGCGGCAACATGGAGGCCCTCTACCAGGAGGCCAAGGCCCTCGGCGCCCAGGTGGTGATCGGACCGCTGGACAAGGACGTCGTCAGCCGGCTGGAACAGCGTGACCGGGTGCCGATGCCGACCCTCGCCCTCAACTACGGCCGCGGCGAGCGCAACCAGGCCAAGGGCCTCTTCCAGTACGGCCTCTCCGCCGAAGACGAGGCGCGCCAGGCCGCCCAGCGCGCCCACGCCGACGGCCATCGCCTCGCCTCCCTGCTGGTGCCGGACAACGACTGGGGCCGCCGCGTGGGCGAGGCCTTCTGGAACACCTGGCGCGAGCTCGGCGGCGAGGTGGCCAACGCGGTCCGCTACAACCCGGGCGCCCCCGCCACCGAGAGCGCCAAGCGGGCGGCCACCAACCCCAAGCCGGACATGCTGTTCCTGCTGGCCCTGCCCGACTATGCCCGCCAGGTGCCGCCTAACCTGGACTACGCCTACAGCGGCGACCTGCCGATCTACGCCACCTCACACCTCTTCGAGGGGCGCCTGCAGCCGCGCCTGGACGCCGACCTCAACGACGTGATGTTCGCCGACATCCCCTGGCAGATCCCCGACGCGGCGGTAGGCGGCGTGGAGGCCCTGCCCTTCCTCGCCAGCTACCGCGAGCTGCGCGACGAATCCAACTCGACGATGTTCCGGCTGATGGCCATGGGCGTGGACGCCTACGAGCTGGCGCTGCGCATGCCGCAGCTACAGGCGATCGGCGGCACCGAGCTGTTCGGCGCCACCGGTACCCTGAGCGCCGAGGAC